GAAAGATGCTTTTTTATATAGTCCAACAATAGCGTATATTATTTCTTTAAATTGTGAAAAGTTTATTTTTCCGCGTATATTTGTTTTATTAAATATCCCTTTTATATGTCAATAGATTTCGATTCATTATTGGAAGGCGTTAATAAAAAAGATATGCGGGCGTGGGAAGAGCTTTATGCAGGGTATTATGCCGTGCTGTGTTCTTACGTGAACAATATCTTGCGGGATCGGGATCAGGCTCAGGATATTGTGCAGGATGTTTTGGTGGCTGTCTGGAAATCTTCCAAACAGTTTGGGGATATGAAGGAACTGACTTCTTATTTATATCGTTCTTGTTATAACAATGCGTTGATTTATAAGCGTAATGTTCAAATCCGTAAGGGTATAGAACAAAAAATCGTATTGGAGGCAGAGGTGGAATTTTCTGATGAGATTTTTGCTATTACCGTGAGAGATGAGTTATTGAGACAGTTGTATTGTTATATCAAGGAATTACCGGATGGTGCCAGGGAAATAATGGAATTAAGTGTTTTGGGGTTGTCCGGGCCTGAAATTGCAGAAAAGTTAGGGATCACGATTCATACGGTGAAAACACAGAAAAGTAGGAGCTTCAAGTATTTACGAGAGAAGTTGAAAGATTCCGTGCTGTTATTTTTAATTTGACCGAAATTTTTTATCGTTTTTGTCATACTCTTTATGACTTCATGTATTATACAATTAAACGATCCATTATTGATATTTCGAGTTTTTTCTCAAAATTGTGGTAAATGCTTGGATGATATAAATTAATAGAAGATGAAATTGGATTTACATAGAGTGGTAGAGTTGTTTCGAAAATCTTTTTCGACTTCACTTTCCGATGCAGAAAAAGAGGAATTGGACGAAACCTTGCAAGATGGTTGTTTGAAGGAGGTATATGATCAATTATCGGATGAAACTTTTGTACTGGATAAATTCCGGGAATTTGAAATATATAGCTATAAACCTGCCTTTAATAAGTTGAAAATTTACCAGCGTCATACCCGGATGAGCAAGTGGATAGCTTGGGGATCGTCTATTGCTGCGATTTTGATTCTTGTGTTTGTGTTGGTTCGTCCTTGGGAATATCATGATGAGGTACAGGAATTAGTTGAAGTAACGCAACATATTATACCTCCCGGGAGTAATGCGGCTATTCTAAAGTTGGCTGATGGGAGAATGATCGAGATCGGGGAACAACCACTGGAACTTAAAGATGCTCAAGGAAGTGTGATGAAATATGAAAACGGACGTCTTTCTTATTCATCCGGAGAAGAATGTGCGATAAAGGATGCCTACAATGAGTTGGTTGTGCCTATTGGTGGAGAGTGTCATGTTCTTTTGGATGATGGGACGGAAGTTTGGCTAAATGCAGATTCAAAATTGAAATATCCTATTGCGTTTAGTGGGGAAAGTCGTGAAGTGATCTTGTCGGGAGAGGCTTATTTTGATGTGAAAAAGGATACTCGTCCTTTTGTTGTAAGTCTGGAAAGTGGTGATATAACTGTATTGGGAACCTCTTTTGGCGTGAGTGCTTACCCGGGTTATCCGAATTACACGACTTTGGTCAGGGGAAGTGTCCGTTTTACTTCTCTACGACAGGAACAAGTTGTTTTGACTCCCGGGGAACAGGCTGTAGTTGATATTTCTGGAAATCTGGAAAAACGGAACGTGGATGTGGAAGAGTTTGTCGGGTGGAAAGATGGAGTGTTCATTTTCAAGGATAAAACATTGGCTGAAATCATGCAAATATTGGAGCGTTGGTATGGAGTAAACGTGATTTTTCAGGATGAAAGCTTGAAAGAATTGGAGTACACGGGTAGTCTTGAAAGATATGATTCTATTAATACATTCTTGCAATTGTTGGAAAAATTAAAAGAAATTCGGTATGAAATAAAGAAAAATACAATTGTCCTATTTAAATAAAAAGAGAAAGACAGACAACAAATTTCTCAGGTTCGGCGTCTGTCCCTTCTCGATTTATATTATTAATATAAACTACAATAATATGAAAAAAAATCGATTAATTAGGTTTCCTGGCCTATTAAAAAGGTACAAGAAAAATTTAATGATTATGAAATGGTGTATTGCTTTTATCTGCTTGTTCACTTTGAACTTGTCTGCGAATGTGTATTCTCAAAAGAATATTGTATCGCTGGATTTATCTGATGTATCCGTTGAACAGTTTGTGAAGGCGGTTAAACAGCAGACGTCACTTAAATTCATGTATAATTCGTCTCTTATCCGTCAGGCGGGGAAGATTTCTGTGAAAGTTGAAAACAAAGAGTTGAAGGACGTGCTGAGTATGGTGTTGGGTAAAGTCAACTTGGAATACGAATTTTTTAATAACGTGATCTTGATTCGCCAAAAAGGAGAGGGAAAGAGTGAGCAGCAAAAGAAAAAGGTGGTGAACGGGACGGTGAAAGATGAGCATGGGGTGACATTACCGGGTGTTTCCGTCTTGATTAAAGGCGAGAGCGTGGGGGTTGCCACGGATATAAACGGGAAATATTCCATCACGATTCCAGAGAATAAGAAGGAGGTTGTTTTTGCTTTCTCGTTTGTCGGGATGGTTCCGGTGGAGGTTCGATATACCGGTCAGGATTCGATTAACGTCGTGTTGAAAGAGGATGTCGAAAAAATAGATGAGGTGGTGGTAAATGGTTATTTCACCAGGAAAAAAGAGAGTTACACGGGTGTTTCTACGACTTTCTCTGGGAATGATTTGAGAAAAGTATCCACGGGGAACATTTTGAACACGTTGTCCATGCTTGACCCTTCTTTTACGAAAGTGGTGAATAATGAGATGGGGAGTGACCCGAACACGATTCCTAATTTTGAGATTCGCGGTTCCAGTAGTTTGAAAGCTGATTTTGACGGGAATCCGAATATGCCGACATTTATCATGGATGGTTTTGAGGTGTCGGCGGAGAAAGTGTTTGACCTTGATCCGACTCGGGTACGTTTTATCACGATATTGAAAGATGCAGCAGCAACGGCTATTTATGGTTCTCGTGCGGCGAATGGGGTTGTCGTTATTGAGACAGAGGCACCGAAACCGGGAAAATTGCAATTATCTTATAACGGGAGCATGAATTTTGAGGTGGCTGATCTTTCCGATTATAATTTGATGAATGCGGAAGAAAAATTGGAATATGAAGTTCGTGCGGGACTGTATGATAAAGAAGACAGGCCTGATTGGACGGATGACACGTTTGACGCGTATAATCAAAAATTGAAACTTGTTAAGCAAGGAAATGATGTGGATTGGTTGGCCATTCCCGTGAGGGAGTTAGGAGTTGGTCACAAACATTCTATTATTGCGGAAGGTGGTAACGAGTCGTTTCGTTATGCTTTAGACCTTTCTTATTCCAATAAAATAGGTGTGATGAAAGGTTCCAAACGTGATACATACGGAGGGGGAATACGACTTCAGTATAATTTGAAAAAGTTGAAGTTTACGGATTATGCTTCGTTTGATCACGTGAAATCCGTGAATTCTCCTTATGGTAATTTCAGTGCTTATCAATATTACAATCCTTATTATAATCCTTATGATGAGAATGGGAATGTGAAAAAGATGCTTTACGAGTACTCGTATTATGACCGGGGATTTCAGACAAAAAAGATGTACAATGAGTTGTATAATGCTGTTTTACCTTCTAAAGATCAATCGACCTCAAATCGTTTCTTGAATAATTTTGCTATCGAGTATGATATTATTCAAGGGTTGAAGTTAAAGGCGAATTTATCGTTAAGTGTTGACAATGGAAGGACAGATGTTTATAAGCCATATGAAAACACGGAATTTATTGATAAAGAGAAAAAGGGAAGTTACTCGCAGGGACAATACGAGGATTTCAGTTATGATGTAAATATTATATTGACGTATTTCAAAACGTTTAAAAAGCATGTCTTGAATGCCGGGTTTATTTATAACCTGCGTGAAACAAATCATGATCAGACGGATGTGTATGCGCTTGGTTTTCCGAATGCCAACATGGACCATATTTCGATGGGTGCCGGGTTTAAAGAGGGTGATAAACCCGGTGGAGCTTACGATGTGACCCGTTTGGTGGGTTTTGTGGGTAACTTGGGTTACACGTATGACGAGCGATTTCTGCTTGATTTTTCCGTTCGTAGTGATGGTTCTTCTTTGTATGGATCGAATAATCGTTGGGGTACGTTCTGGTCGTTAGGACTGGGATATAATTTACATCACGAGAAATTTATGGAACGTTTGACATTTATCAACTTGCTCAAAATTCGGGGATCTATCG
The window above is part of the Butyricimonas paravirosa genome. Proteins encoded here:
- a CDS encoding FecR family protein, with the protein product MKLDLHRVVELFRKSFSTSLSDAEKEELDETLQDGCLKEVYDQLSDETFVLDKFREFEIYSYKPAFNKLKIYQRHTRMSKWIAWGSSIAAILILVFVLVRPWEYHDEVQELVEVTQHIIPPGSNAAILKLADGRMIEIGEQPLELKDAQGSVMKYENGRLSYSSGEECAIKDAYNELVVPIGGECHVLLDDGTEVWLNADSKLKYPIAFSGESREVILSGEAYFDVKKDTRPFVVSLESGDITVLGTSFGVSAYPGYPNYTTLVRGSVRFTSLRQEQVVLTPGEQAVVDISGNLEKRNVDVEEFVGWKDGVFIFKDKTLAEIMQILERWYGVNVIFQDESLKELEYTGSLERYDSINTFLQLLEKLKEIRYEIKKNTIVLFK
- a CDS encoding SusC/RagA family TonB-linked outer membrane protein — its product is MKWCIAFICLFTLNLSANVYSQKNIVSLDLSDVSVEQFVKAVKQQTSLKFMYNSSLIRQAGKISVKVENKELKDVLSMVLGKVNLEYEFFNNVILIRQKGEGKSEQQKKKVVNGTVKDEHGVTLPGVSVLIKGESVGVATDINGKYSITIPENKKEVVFAFSFVGMVPVEVRYTGQDSINVVLKEDVEKIDEVVVNGYFTRKKESYTGVSTTFSGNDLRKVSTGNILNTLSMLDPSFTKVVNNEMGSDPNTIPNFEIRGSSSLKADFDGNPNMPTFIMDGFEVSAEKVFDLDPTRVRFITILKDAAATAIYGSRAANGVVVIETEAPKPGKLQLSYNGSMNFEVADLSDYNLMNAEEKLEYEVRAGLYDKEDRPDWTDDTFDAYNQKLKLVKQGNDVDWLAIPVRELGVGHKHSIIAEGGNESFRYALDLSYSNKIGVMKGSKRDTYGGGIRLQYNLKKLKFTDYASFDHVKSVNSPYGNFSAYQYYNPYYNPYDENGNVKKMLYEYSYYDRGFQTKKMYNELYNAVLPSKDQSTSNRFLNNFAIEYDIIQGLKLKANLSLSVDNGRTDVYKPYENTEFIDKEKKGSYSQGQYEDFSYDVNIILTYFKTFKKHVLNAGFIYNLRETNHDQTDVYALGFPNANMDHISMGAGFKEGDKPGGAYDVTRLVGFVGNLGYTYDERFLLDFSVRSDGSSLYGSNNRWGTFWSLGLGYNLHHEKFMERLTFINLLKIRGSIGTTGGQNFNPYQSMAMYSYNDDRIGAISYSGYIGAILKAFGNKNLRWQKVEKQNVGLDFELFDRRLTGSFNVYDDISKDVLIDVTLAPSLGFSSYKENLGEVKNSGVELTLKGTVIRDREREIYWDIMYNLAHNKNKVTKINQALTAFNDKQDAEVKNKPVIRYKEGLSQNTIWANESLGIDPATGEEIFLDMNGNKVNEWDAANYKPFGSTDPKIYGTIGTMFTYKKWELNAHLYYKYGGYIYNSTLVDKVENVNPNENGDKRILYDRWNKEGDVAKFKKVSDVSVTNPTSRFIEKENYIQLQSLSIGYDFSCDKLREIGIQRLKLSAIGNDIFTSSTVKMERGTSYPFARTFSLSAQLTF
- a CDS encoding RNA polymerase sigma factor encodes the protein MSIDFDSLLEGVNKKDMRAWEELYAGYYAVLCSYVNNILRDRDQAQDIVQDVLVAVWKSSKQFGDMKELTSYLYRSCYNNALIYKRNVQIRKGIEQKIVLEAEVEFSDEIFAITVRDELLRQLYCYIKELPDGAREIMELSVLGLSGPEIAEKLGITIHTVKTQKSRSFKYLREKLKDSVLLFLI